In Tamandua tetradactyla isolate mTamTet1 chromosome 7, mTamTet1.pri, whole genome shotgun sequence, the following are encoded in one genomic region:
- the MRPL51 gene encoding large ribosomal subunit protein mL51 produces MAGSLSWGAGRGLWGWVPLACRSFSLGVPGLSRVRLTLPPPKVVDRWNEKRAMFGVYDNIGILGNFEKHPKELIRGPKWLRGWKGNELQRCIRKKKMVGNRMFTDDLHNLNKRISYLYKHFNRHGKYR; encoded by the exons aTGGCAGGGAGCCTCTCTtggggggcaggcaggggccTGTGGGGATGGGTGCCTCTGGCCTGCAGAAGCTTCTCCCTGG GCGTTCCAGGATTGTCCCGGGTGAGGCTCACCCTCCCACCCCCTAAAGTGGTGGATCGTTGGAATGAGAAGAGAGCCATGTTCGGGGTGTATGACAACATCGGGATCCTGG GAAACTTTGAAAAGCACCCCAAAGAACTGATCAGAGGTCCCAAATGGCTTCGAGGCTGGAAGGGCAATGAATTGCAGCGTtgtatcagaaagaagaaaatggttgGGAATCGGATGTTCACGGATGACCTGCACAATCTTAACAAACGTATTAGCTATCTCTACAAACACTTTAACCGACATGGGAAGTACCGGTAG